The following proteins are encoded in a genomic region of Triticum dicoccoides isolate Atlit2015 ecotype Zavitan chromosome 1B, WEW_v2.0, whole genome shotgun sequence:
- the LOC119329634 gene encoding abscisic acid receptor PYL5-like encodes MVGLVGGGARAWRLSDEAANGAVGGGAATEADYMRRLHGHAPGENQCTSALVKHIKAPVHLVWSLVRSFDQPQRYKPFVSRCVVRGGDLEIGSVREVNVKTGLPATTSTERLEQLDDDEHILSVKFVGGDHRLRNYSSIITVHPQSIDGRPGTLVIESFVVDVPDGNTKDETCYFVEAVIKCNLTSLAEVSERLAVQSPTSPLEQ; translated from the exons ATGGTGGGCCTCGTAGGTGGCGGCGCGCGGGCCTGGAGGCTCAGCGACGAGGCGGCTAACGGCGCAGTTggaggaggggcggcgacggaggCGGACTACATGCGGCGGCTGCACGGCCACGCGCCCGGCGAGAACCAGTGCACCTCCGCACTCGTCAAGCACATCAAGGCCCCCGTCCACCTC GTTTGGTCGCTAGTGCGGAGCTTCGACCAGCCGCAGCGGTACAAGCCGTTCGTCAGCCGCTGCGTGGTGCGCGGTGGCGACCTCGAGATCGGCAGCGTGCGGGAGGTCAACGTCAAGACCGGCCTGCCGGCCACAACTAGCACCGAGAGGCTCGAGCAGCTGGATGACGACGAGCATATCCTCAGTGTCAAGTTCGTTGGAGGCGATCACCGGCTCAGG AACTACTCATCCATCATAACAGTCCACCCACAGAGTATTGATGGGCGGCCAGGGACACTTGTGATCGAGTCCTTCGTGGTTGATGTGCCAGACGGCAACACAAAGGATGAGACTTGCTACTTCGTTGAGGCCGTGATCAAGTGCAACCTCACATCTCTCGCTGAGGTATCGGAGCGGCTAGCAGTTCAGTCACCTACATCGCCGCTTGAACAATAG